The nucleotide window CATTTATACAAATGTCACGGTGAGTATTTCAGAttgcatatttaaaaaattgaaaaaaaaataaaagacggGCATTTTAAATCGATATTGTTGGCCAAAAACTGGGGGACGCCGAGAATGACACGGTGACGCCACGAGCGAAGAGTTGGATGGAAActtcattttgaatttattgaatagaaaaatcaaatcaaatttcGCGGAGACATTTTGGCAagacaattttttgttaatttttttttttgttttttttttttcctttatgttTGTGTATGATCGGCATTGGAGCGGATGGACATAATCGTGAAAAAAATCGCCCTGTATATGGTCATATAACGCATGCAATTTACATGATTTTCGGAAAACAATGGTatttagaaaacaaacagAATCACTgcaactttttgttgtttacttGCGAAGACATCAAACTGTTCAAGAGtttaaaaacaagacaaagaaaaaagaactaaaCAAACAAGTTGATTCTATTTTCCGAGAAAATGTGTTGTCATACTGTTAGTCGCATATGTTATGATGAACAAAGAACGCGCACAGAACgagaattttaaagaaaaaggagcGACATCGAGGCCCAAATGATTCCCGCAATTCATTTCTATCTTCGGGCCTCGTGTTGTAATTTTTGTTAGTGATCATGGGATGGGAAAAAGcgagctctttttttttttttattattattattactttatttGTTTGGGGTAAAtgttttgtaaattttttgttttcttttgttttttgtttttttttttactgtacatttttcaatttgatttctcCCTTGTCGCCTCCACTGCTGCTGGTTCCTCCTCCGATCTGTCCCATTAATTTAAATCGTCCGATGCGCTCGTTGTGTTCGGGCGTCCTGCGCAATTTAATTCCATTCAAAGCAAGGCATAAAATTGCGGTTTTTAAGAATAAATCACAAGAGCATAGGGTAGTAggtaaaagaataaataaaacttgTTTCCCATACGCTAtcgccttttgttttgtttcaaacgTTTGAAAAAGTGATGCGTAGGATGAATGTGAAAATGCTGGGTTCGGTTAACTTTGTTTTTCCgggttttttggggggggattTCTAACAGGAAATGATGAGGGAAGATTCAAGGAAAAGTTTGAAATATTTACACATCGTCATAGTCGTCTTCGTCTTCGTAATCAATGGAGTCGggtgtggttgttgtcgtAGTCGGCGGCCCAGCTGGGCGGTTGGTGCTGCTCACTCCGTAAGACTGAAATCATCATCAAAAGACGTAGATTCATTAAAAGCCCATTCATTtactaattaaaaaaaaagggaaatcaaGGACCCCTCTTATTAATAATAGAGTGCACTGCAGCTAACTGAAATGTTCGCCAGCTGTCGCAACTATGTCCGTTTCCAAggctttttatttgattagtTCAGACTTTTGATGCCGCAACATCCTCATCAACCATACGTGTAATTAACCCACTACTCTGCCCAAAATTGAGGTTCTTCATGATGCTCTATGTCTACAAATTAATCTGATTTTGTCTATCAAGACAGAGACGGTGATTACTCACTGGTATGTTTCCTGGTCTCCATCCGCATCCGGGAACGGGGAAGCCGTCCGAACCTAACGGGCATGGCGCATCCAATCCTGGGGAACCCTGTTCACCCCGCGGTCCTCTTTCGCCCTTCTTGCCTTTCTTTCCCATCATTCCCTACAAAGTAAGACGACACATGGTTAATATACACGTAGTTGACAGGCTAAAAATGTGTACAAAGTTTGATTGATTGGTATTGCTTACCAGGTCACCTTTAGTtcctttttctcccttttcaccctaAAATGAAAAGTTAAAGGAGATGTATTAAAATGTGATCGATGTGATGTGACTTTGAATTAGATCGAAGCGTCATGCGTGGCAGCCAGTGCCACTATTTTCAACAGaaccaaaaagagaaaagccaAGGCAACTATGGAGGCTGCGTTTTTCGGTCAAACGAAAAATGaatgagtggactaccttgatTCCAGGTATTCCGTCCGTCCCCTGTGTCAAACAACACACCAGCAATCCAAACAAGGATCATCAAAATGGtgagagttttttttttttttaatttttagtcaGAAAAATTAGTTGGGGttaaaccaaataaaaaaaaagggactacGAAATGAAACCATGCAAACAAATGTGTTAAATTATTGATTTAGAAACCGAGTCAAAGTTTAAAAAGTATTAACCTAAACGATCTATGAAACATCCAAACTTGTTCGTATATTTAAATGATTTACCGGTAGGCCAGGTTCGCCTCGTTCTCCTTTTCTGCCCGGCTCTCCTCGACCGCCTTTGATTCCGTCCAAACCGTTTGGTCCCTGTTTTCATTCGATGATAAACAAAGTGGGAAGAAATGAACATGTGAGACACGCATTAGACTTCAATTAAACGTGGCATGCCGAACTGATAAAGTAAATTGCCTAAACCAAAGATCTAGTCGCTAAATCAACCGTGGATCGGGAAAGCTATGGCGGTGTTATTGGGGTAAATGCGTGTACACATATAACTATCAAcgcttttcaaaaaataaccGGGTAGATGTTAGTGTTGTGCCCATGAAGATTTTGGGCGTGCTTCGATTTTCTCTCTCGTCCGTCTTACCATTGGGCCCATTTTGCCTGTATCACCTGCTCGTCCTGGCTCTCCGCGTAATCCCATTGGtccctaaatgaataaaagacgattgattcatttttttttttgttttttcaagttgAATTTTATGGAATTATTACCGGAAGACCAATTGGCCCAGAGTCGCCCTTTTCACCTCTTTCGCCCTGTTTGAAAGCAATTAATTAAGAACGTGATATGATGCGAGGAATAACAGGGAACATACCGCTTCGCCTTTAGTGCCATCATTGCCTCTGTCTCCTTTAATTCCAGGTGGACCTTGTAGTCCAGAAGGTCCTAATAGTAATTAAATAGTTTAGCAATTGAAAATCGTTCAAACTCGGACTATAGAAATTTCACATACCTGGTGGTCCTGGAGGTCCTGGAGCTCCCATGACCTATTCGATCCAATATAAAACAAAGGTTGTGGTTTAATACGGGTTATTTACGTGGCATAATGAATTGGATGTTGTTGACTTACAACTTCAGTGAGGACTCCATCGATTGCGCCGTCACCTTGCTGAAAGTAAAGGAAACGTGGTCGTTATAAATAGAGAAACATTGTGAAGCTGCTGTCATGTTAAAAGGATGGACAAGAAAAATGAGGGAAAGTTAAATTCAAAGCGACTAAAGTACAAGTTAGACCTTCGTTATACGACCGTGGAACAAGGCCAGATGAAATTTAATTATCCACAGCATTCAAAACGAGTTTAGACAGAAATGCCCTTCAAAAGTGGACCAtcacgaaacaaaacaaagtgaCGTGCACTGCTATATAAAACATTCAAGCTTACTGCAAAACAGGTATCTTGCCAGAACCGTATATAATACAATTAAACCAAAAAGCAGGAGTCTAAACAGTtttggtataacagcgtatcgacttttatgttttttttttgttttaaatgcaCAAAAGGTTTCAACAGGTAAAATTGTGAGTGGCATTTACAGATCgtaaaaaatgtgaaatttACCTGTCTTCTCCtgagttttttgtatttctgtGCGTTGGGTTTTTTGGTCCATCATAGAGAAGTGGAAGAGAGCACCGCAGACCAAAAGACAAACGTGTTGGGTTGTTTTGAATGAGGAAATGAAaacggaaagagaaaaaacaaaacaaacaataaaacgaATGAGAAGAATTTGTGATTTTCAATCAACGATCACGAAAGTGGCATGGACATAGCACTATACATGCGCTTTCAATCAATACGCTAATCCAAGCCTCTATCCGACGTTATTTCTCATCTAAAATGTCAGTAGATTGACACAACTATCGAATGCGAAAGGAGCCTGGCCAATTCCTTTGGGTTGCGTCTGCGAATGGcaggtgaaaaaaaagaattggtgATGCAAGAAGAAAATCCTATAAGGTGCCAACGCTTTGTgatgatatatatatatatacgaaaCTGGCAGACACATGTCAGAAAACTACTTTTCGAAACACCTGAGCAAGAAGAggagaaacaacaaaattcaTCGAAAAAACTTGGCATTTGGTTATAAAGAGAGGAAATTGGGTTGGAGGAATGATTGGAAATTAGCATTGGCATAGTGACTTACTCGTTTGAAAAGACCTTGTCTGCCAATCGACTGTCGTTGGTGAGAGACAcacaaaattcaaagaaaagaaaaccgaAGAGAATCTCAAATGATTAcggtttctttctttttggcctTTAAGGAACATATTTAATGCTATACGTTGCTATTCCCCCAAAAAACCCTGACGACGGCGCACTATATTTGAAGAAAAGCAATGATGGCGCATCTTTGTGGCTGGCGAGCCATATATGCGGATGAACGTTGTTTTATATAGCACATGATAAGAAACACGTATAGAAAGACTTAAGAATTTGGGGTCAAACATTACCGATTCTCCTTTGTCGCCTTTTTCTCCCCTGACGCCAGGATAGCCCTATTttcagagaaagaaagagaaaacagTTAAATAGAATCGTCGCGACCTCACCGCATGAATTTTTTGAGTTGCGATAACGAAAATTGAAAGAagagggggagaaaaaaaataaaataaaaaagaggtGTAACATAAGGGACGACAAGAAACAAACCGAAGGGGAGGATATTTTTCGACTACTTACAGGTGGTCCAGGTAAACCAGGGGGTCCCATCAATCCTGGGGGACCAATATCACCGTACTCGCCTTTCTCGCCTTTAGGCCCCATGAGTCCCTGTTGCATTAAGCCATGGAACATcataatgaaagaaaacaaaaatggtgtGTGGATCAATGTTTCGCCTTTCGCTTCATCATGTTAAGTTGGCGATTGGATTCTTTTATTAACACGTACCGGTAAACCTGGCGGTCCCTGAGCTCCCACCTCGCCATCGTTGCCGTCGGCACCTGGTGGGCCACGCAATCCGCTTTCACCTTGCACaccttaaataaaaaaagaaagaaaacgttttatttttcaaattcgGAATATTTCGgcggttttcttttttgattcaCAAGTTTCTAGAAACTAGTGCGTTTTCTGTTTGGTAGATGGCGTTACCTGGTAGACCCATGTCTCCTTTCTCCCCCTTTTCACCGCGATAACCGCGTTCGCCGACCTCGCCCTTGGGTCCGGGCAGTCCGGGAGCTCCGCGTTCAGCAGCTTCGCCTgactctcccttttttttttaaatgtaaagaaataaattcacgttttagaaaattttgttAACAGCTGTCAACACGGTGACCGCAACAATCACGAAGCCTTTTCTGCTCTCAAACCGCAAGCCACAAGCATGGTAATATAAAACGGGAGAGAAAAGCGACcaaacaaattcttttttcattaTCGTGAATCATGCGGATGGCCAAGACGAGGAAAGTGTCGAATGACATATGAAATAAAGCTTTAACGTGCTGTGTAGATGCAGCTGGGAATATGTTTGTTCAAaaatagagagaaaagagaggcTTGGTTCGCGTTGAATGAATAGCTTGTTACTTACTCCAACCTATGGAAGGATGTTATGTTACAACTCCTGCAACAGCAGAGCTGTTTTGGATGGGGTTGGGCTAATACAACATTGTGTGTACACAGcatttgaagaagaagaaaaaaaaaaaactcaagtgGTAAACGAGAAAAACCAGTTATTTTGATCTGTGAATAATAAGCAGCCAAATGTGTGCCCGGAAGGAAATAGTAAAAAATAGGGGATATAACATGACACTGTTGAACGCAGTACAATTACGACACCGACCAAATAAATACGAGATAAGACACCGATCTCTAATGTGAGCTAAAACAGTAATAGTAATACGCATATGTAAATGTGTAACACAATCCGCCATAGCCCCCTTTTCCGTCCATACAGAACACGATCCATACAAGTCATGTAGGGTTAACAATCTTTCGCATTTTGTTAAACGACACCGAAAGCCGTTATATATGTCTACTTGTATGTTAGACACTAAAGGGTTTGAAaagaatattttaaaaaatagacgATACATTGATACAAGGCTTAGATTATGCATAAACTGGAGGGACGTGTAAAACGATCCTCGCtagatgtgtttttttttttttttaatcttaaaTTCTTCAAACTACCAAATGAAGAGACAAAATGGAAACTTACGCGTTTGCCTCGTTTGCCGCGAGCACCTTTTTCTCCGTCACGGCCAGGTGGACCAATTGCTCCCGCTTCTCCCTTTTCACCGGGCACACCTATTTATTGGAATGGGAATCATATGAATAGATaagattattttatttttttcaaagtcatTGACGTACCTGGAGCTCCTGGTGGTCCTGAAGTTGATGAAAAACGTGATTTTTTTGGATGGTAAATTTTGGATTGCTCATTCTTTGAATTGTTTCATTATATTCTAGAGAGTATATAAATGTACCTGGTGGGCCTTCGATGATTCCGCCGGGGAAATTCTTTCCATCTACATTCACGATCGGTCCACGTTCACCTTTTTCTCCCTGTCAGTAACACGGACCCACtcaattatctttttttttttttttttctctcgttgcAAACAGCAATTTTTGAACGTAACTCTCAATATATTATGCGAGATGAGTTGTGaatggacttttttttttgttctttttgatTAACGATTCCGACTATGTTTATTACTGGATTTAttaggtatatatatatatatatacatacctTAGGGCCAGATGAGCCAATCATTCCTGGAGCTCCGGGGAGTCCGGGAGCTCCTGGGGATCCAGGGAATCCTGGCTGTCCGGCATCTCCTGGCTGTCCAATTTCTCCTGGGGGTCCTGAACGACCATCGATACCGGGCAAGCCTGTCGGtccttttcaaaaacaatagATCGATATTTTATAGAAACATTATAGCGATCCATTATTGGCATCGTTTTGCCAAAGGTTCATAGATTGAatttctcaaaaaaaaaagacaggcAAATTGAAGTTAATTTACCTGGAGGACCGGGCGGTCCAGGGGGTCCAGGATCTCCTGGTTCACCCTATAAATAATACCGCGTGAAAGgcgtacaaaaaaaaaattaatgattAGAATCAATCAATCAAGAAAGGGtttgatggaagaaaaaaaaaaggtttaacaaaaaaaaagcagtttCAGTAAAAGTAAAAAGCAATCAAAATCTTGTCTACTAGTCAAGGCCACCATTTGATAGTTGGCcggttcaaaacaaaagaagaagaaaaaaaaaataaaaataaaacaacataAAGGGTTGGTTTGGCTGTAGCCCATTCTTATCCAGGAATCCTGCTTCTCATTAACCGTACAGGAGGACAATAGATATATAGTTTGATTAAACAACCCAAATTGCCTATTTTACCATTTTATTAAGTCTTTTGCCCAGTTGAAAAATgttagaaaagagaaagaccCCTCATAACCTGATCTACTAGTCATATTAGTGATATAAACAAGAGCGAGaataagagaaagaaagagaacatTAAGGAATCGATTCTCGTCAGTCGACCTTGTGTACCTTGAGCATCAGTATCGATTCCGGATCAATGTTGAAACCCAAGCCTTTTAGACCCTGTAggtgaatgaaaaaaaaacaaaaaaacaagggcAGGTGAAAGGGCGTGCATTTCTACTGCTGTCATACATGTAACTATATTAGGTATAATTTGAATGAGAAACGCCGCCAAATTTCGCTGGGGATTTATAACTGCAAAAGAAGACAAAGGCCAATGATTGGTGATATGAAAATGTTCGACAGCTACTCGAGAAATTGCATATCAAAATGTAAGAGAAAGTGACCTCGACTGCAATATAGCCGCAAACATTAATTTTATATTcattctttaattttttttttttttttttactggagGGTTCTTGTTCTTTCTAGGATCTTTTATCTTTGAAATCAGAGaggtatttttctttgtttgtttttatttctttttgtttcggtCAGCGTGCAGGTGCAATTCGAATtgcaatgaaaaaagaaaccgaaCCCCAAGacttgaaacaccaaattTGGAAGGTTTTCGAGTTTTTTTGCGTTGATGTTGCACTCGAGATGATCTCCCACCATAGCCAATGTCTACATTCAGACGGTTCAAATCAATTGTGCATTAAAATCCCATGCCCTCAAGCCAAGAAAGCGGTTAACTCAAAGGCCAGGTGATACAGCAAAAGGTGAGAAACAAAAGATTGTAAACAAGCAAACAAAACTAACAAAGTCGTGCGATCATGAGGATGAATTCATTAGTTTTCACCTTGACCATGTAAACGGTGCCATAGCCGAACAGTTCGGTTTGCGTCGTGATGGCAGATCGCTTGATGTTCTGCTGCGCATCCCAAAATGAATGGTACAAGCGTCCCAGCACCAGAGTCGATTCAAAGATTCAAAGCGacatgcaattttttttaaaaagaagacgaaagaaATGGAGGCATAGAGTTATAGCGTTAGCCaatgcaattgaaaaaaaaagacgttaAACTCCAAGAAGAATAAATTCTTCTAAGTGAATTATGCAACGAGGAGCGTCACGAATTTTAGAATGGAAAGTAAGATGACGCAGCTTCACTTTGGCGTACGCTTtacacacagagaaaaaacGCATCATAATCTAAATGAGAAAACATTGTTAACACAGTCAAAACCAAACAAAGCGGGGCTTTCCAACTATTTAGAGGCTTTGATCCACTGACGATGCATATAAGACAACATTCCTGTTGTCGGATATGAATCCAGCTGATTACAAAGAACCCGGGGTGTGTTAATAGCGTCTGTGCGCCTTGGGCCAGTGATTAAAACGTTCGTCATcatcattaatttttttttttttgtttttgtgtttagTAGAAATAAATACACCGAAGAGAGGATAACAATTgtagtccttttttttcacgtgTTAGTCGTCTACCAGCATAAATACCTTGGATGTGGAGAGAAGATCGTAACCGCTGTTGCCCGTTTCGCCTTTGTTGCCCTTCTCGCCGGGACGGCCCTACAATAATTCAAGACACAAATAACAGTgatatagaaaataaaaaaaaaaaaaacatgaggGCAATCAGAGATAATATCTAAAGTATTTGCATTGTTATTGCTCTATCTAAAATGAAAAGGAGGGAAAAGAGAACTAAACTAAACGGTGGGTCTTAATGacaagaatttgttttttattgtcccaATGTTATCCCCCAGGTAAGTTGAAAAATCCCGGTTAAGGAATGGGTTTAAATGGATAGAGAAAGCTCGACAGATTTAGGCTGATTTTATCAGACAAAAATTATTGAtcgtatttaatttttttaatatcttaattttatttttaaagcaaaGGAATGCGAACGGAGGGAACTGATGAGCGCGCAGAAGCGTTTAGGAAACTTACCGGTTCGCCTTTCGGCCCATCTAACCCAATAGGGCCCTGCAATagccgtaaaaaaaaaaagataatttttagtattaagaaaaaaaaaaatccatgttaaaaaaaaagcttgattaaagaaaatgaagttaACGCTACAAAAAGTTCGTGTTACGTTATGTCGACTCAATACAAGATGTACCAGAAAATACCAGAAAGTTCAAACACCAATGATTTATGAACTAAAAGCTGATGAAAGACACGTGTGTTGAAGCTAAGCAAAATTCTATAAAGACAAGAAATCACATAGAAGATACGTCCGACAAATTGATGATGTCAAGGCAGTATACCACCAGGTGAAAACTCAAtgtctattttgttttaattatttgtCTAAACATTTCTTGTTAATCTAAAACAGAAATTCATTAGTGCTGATTTCAGCGTTGCACACAGTCCCGAAACACGAGAAAAAaacctatatatatatatatatatatacgttcATGGCTCGTGTGTTACTCCCGCATGTTTGGACGCAAGGAAAAATCATCAACCGTTCGAGCCGCTCAGCTCTCTAGTTTATTTTGGATCAACCAAAATAAtcatacagaaaaaaaaaaaaagaaaaatcatcaCAGCTGACGGGCTTTTGACGTCAGGGTCGAGCCCCTCACCAGTGAATGTGAtgtaataaaatgaaatataaGGGAGGAAAAAGATCACGAACCGACCGCGTCTATATAACCATGGCAGCTAATATCGAAAAACGTTGCGCATTAGGGTAGAAAGAGAGGCAAAAGACGTAGAACGATGGATGGGAAAAGTTTGTGTTACCCCCTGGACCCATCGGCCATGGCATAGAGTAAGtgaaaggtgaaaaaaaacaaaaaacagctcGCTAGAGGAAGACCGTACCCACTTGAGACGTGTTAGTATATTGATTTGACTTAACAAGGAAGACGTTGGGAAAAGAACTAATAGTCGGAAATCATGAAAACTAGagaagatttttttcttgagaaggggggaaaagaaaatataaaataacaaaaaaaaaaagcacatccACCAACCGGAAAACCCGGGTAGCCTCGTGCGCCAGTCAGTCcctgtaaaaagaaacataacaaaaaaaaaagggatgtcCGCTGTGTTGAAAATATCGAGAAAAAATTGATGGAAAttcgcttttcttttaaagaacCCCGTTATtaaaaataactaaatttttaaatttaattcctCTCTAGAGGAAACAATCAAATATTCACAAACGCAATTTTGCATGTCTGGGGTATGTGTACAAGTGACGTCACACAACACCTGAGAATGTCGACTATTTTTCACAAAGAATTTGTCAAGAACAAATGCGTGCCTTCCAAAAACGTCACAAAATGCCACACAAATTTCAAAGATAAATcagcaaaccaaaaaaaaaaaaaaatgtttgactTACAGGAAATCCGTTTTTGCCGATTGGTCCGGGCGGGCCCTGCACGTAAAACCAAACACAAAagtgttacattttttttatttttttaacacatcaaagaaaaatactttaggggggaaagaaaagaacttTGACACGTCATGGCCGGGCAAAATGAAACGACTAGATTAGCATCAGTTGAAACCGAGCCGTCACAAACCAAAGAaggaagaggggggggggttgaaAAATCTTCCCTGAAGCCCCGTCAATAAatcaggaaaaagaaaaaaaaaacgagttgtTCGGCAACGCCGATATCCATCTAGGATCTACGTGTCAGTGAACAGATGCTAGATCCCCAATTCCTTCTTCAGCAGgggaataaacaaaaacaaatcagatCAGTTGAGCCCGTCATCAACATTATAAATATCAAGATGTGTCTTGTGTTATATAGCCAATAACATTACTCTTCAAAGGTCGTGGAGTACAGATATAGaaagtatttttaaaatttcgtttCTTATGTTTTTCTTACCGCAACTCCGGGTTCTCCTGCGTCACCCTTCTGACCGCGTTTGCCTCTCTTGCCCGGCGGGCCAGCTGGACCTGAAtgttcgaaaaagaaaatcaaaaattggCATGAGGGCGATagaaaaatgatttgaatAGTTGAACACGTGTGATGCAATTCGTGTGTTTAAGTAAACGGACAGGAAGAAGGAGGGAGgacaaggaaagaaagaacagCCCCCACGAAACATttggtttcatttttgatGTTGTGTTCTCATTCCCCACtgcccttttgttttgttttttcaatgcCGCTCATCATGCAATTCAAACTGCctttcatcatcatcgtcaaaACGCATGGAACGCATGAAAAAGAGAGGGTGGAGGACGAAACTTATTCATCAACAGGATCTTTGCATGGTCGGCTTTACAGCAGGTTTTTCCTACAGGTGAAATGATGGACAAGGATGATGAATGTGTCGGCTGCAATGATGGGCAGACGCACATAACCAGAGGCATAGGAACAGTGTGACTattacaggaaaaaaaaccaaacaagagagagaaagaaaaatgatgaaGACACGCAATCGCATCATCGGTGTGTGACTTGTTGTAATGGCCGTGATGAGGGGCTCCCCCGCTCACGTAATAGTCCCTCGTCGGTGTTTATTACAACTCCTTTCAAAAGGTCAGGTGAGATCCATCAGGAAACTGTATGAAAACGCACCtgtcgctttttttttcttcttcttcaaaaagCTGTGCGTATGCGTTTATAAACTCATTCTCAGTTAGGACTTTATTTGTCGGCCAACAGCacagaaataaagaaaaaaggcggTAACGGTTAAAACGGATAGCCCATCCGATCGGAACTTTAACCATCAAAAGCCCTGTTGGGGGTAGTCAGTAAGTGAGACGTTTCATCGACGAAGACGAAAAGCCCCCattattaacatttttttcattattattaataGTCATTTGACATGGATGATCCGAGTGTTAGTGATGGAACAACAAGCTCCTTGTACGTGTGCCTATTAGTCCCTACCTGATCGTGTAGAAGAACGGAATGCCTTGTGTTAAATCATTCgaatttttcctttgaaaagCAAATCGAATAGATGATCGATATAGCTTAAAATGTGATTGAGATTACAGTCCTAGTGTGGTCGAAGGAAGGAGGACAATCCGAAGTT belongs to Daphnia magna isolate NIES linkage group LG1, ASM2063170v1.1, whole genome shotgun sequence and includes:
- the LOC116928664 gene encoding collagen alpha chain CG42342 isoform X8, with translation MTDHDPTGRSDEKKPSTLLTSSDCYCGVGNSLPSGQLDSKNHLVWRRYCALALVLSALSVLLCAVTWSQNASAHRRLLLVEQRLKTSLTIDDPQLDAKLQALLDSKLMLLPASADAGSGSSQARSRIARQVASTPAECLCPPGPAGPPGKRGKRGQKGDAGEPGVAGPPGPIGKNGFPGPIGLDGPKGEPGRPGEKGNKGETGNSGYDLLSTSKNIKRSAITTQTELFGYGTVYMVKGLKGLGFNIDPESILMLKGEPGDPGPPGPPGPPGPTGLPGIDGRSGPPGEIGQPGDAGQPGFPGSPGAPGLPGAPGMIGSSGPKGEKGERGPIVNVDGKNFPGGIIEGPPGPPGAPGVPGEKGEAGAIGPPGRDGEKGARGKRGKRGESGEAAERGAPGLPGPKGEVGERGYRGEKGEKGDMGLPGVQGESGLRGPPGADGNDGEVGAQGPPGLPGLMGPKGEKGEYGDIGPPGLMGPPGLPGPPGYPGVRGEKGDKGESSIGRQGLFKRKYKKLRRRQQGDGAIDGVLTEVVMGAPGPPGPPGPSGLQGPPGIKGDRGNDGTKGEAGERGEKGDSGPIGLPGPMGLRGEPGRAGDTGKMGPMGPNGLDGIKGGRGEPGRKGERGEPGLPGTDGIPGIKGEKGEKGTKGDLGMMGKKGKKGERGPRGEQGSPGLDAPCPLGSDGFPVPGCGWRPGNIPSYGVSSTNRPAGPPTTTTTTPDSIDYEDEDDYDDVTPEHNERIGRFKLMGQIGGGTSSSGGDKGEIKLKNVQ
- the LOC116928664 gene encoding collagen alpha chain CG42342 isoform X6, with translation MTDHDPTGRSDEKKPSTLLTSSDCYCGVGNSLPSGQLDSKNHLVWRRYCALALVLSALSVLLCAVTWSQNASAHRRLLLVEQRLKTSLTIDDPQLDAKLQALLDSKLMLLPASADAGSGSSQARSRIARQVASTPAECLCPPGPAGPPGKRGKRGQKGDAGEPGVAGPPGPIGKNGFPGPIGLDGPKGEPGRPGEKGNKGETGNSGYDLLSTSKQNIKRSAITTQTELFGYGTVYMVKGLKGLGFNIDPESILMLKGEPGDPGPPGPPGPPGPTGLPGIDGRSGPPGEIGQPGDAGQPGFPGSPGAPGLPGAPGMIGSSGPKGEKGERGPIVNVDGKNFPGGIIEGPPGPPGAPGVPGEKGEAGAIGPPGRDGEKGARGKRGKRGESGEAAERGAPGLPGPKGEVGERGYRGEKGEKGDMGLPGVQGESGLRGPPGADGNDGEVGAQGPPGLPGLMGPKGEKGEYGDIGPPGLMGPPGLPGPPGYPGVRGEKGDKGESSIGRQGLFKRKYKKLRRRQQGDGAIDGVLTEVVMGAPGPPGPPGPSGLQGPPGIKGDRGNDGTKGEAGERGEKGDSGPIGLPGPMGLRGEPGRAGDTGKMGPMGPNGLDGIKGGRGEPGRKGERGEPGLPGTDGIPGIKGEKGEKGTKGDLGMMGKKGKKGERGPRGEQGSPGLDAPCPLGSDGFPVPGCGWRPGNIPSYGVSSTNRPAGPPTTTTTTPDSIDYEDEDDYDDVTPEHNERIGRFKLMGQIGGGTSSSGGDKGEIKLKNVQ
- the LOC116928664 gene encoding collagen alpha chain CG42342 isoform X7 produces the protein MTDHDPTGRSDEKKPSTLLTSSDCYCGVGNSLPSGQLDSKNHLVWRRYCALALVLSALSVLLCAVTWSQNASAHRRLLLVEQRLKTSLTIDDPQLDAKLQALLDSKLMLLPASADAGSGSSQARSRIARQVASTPAECLCPPGPAGPPGKRGKRGQKGDAGEPGVAGPPGPIGKNGFPGLTGARGYPGFPGRPGEKGNKGETGNSGYDLLSTSKQNIKRSAITTQTELFGYGTVYMVKGLKGLGFNIDPESILMLKGEPGDPGPPGPPGPPGPTGLPGIDGRSGPPGEIGQPGDAGQPGFPGSPGAPGLPGAPGMIGSSGPKGEKGERGPIVNVDGKNFPGGIIEGPPGPPGAPGVPGEKGEAGAIGPPGRDGEKGARGKRGKRGESGEAAERGAPGLPGPKGEVGERGYRGEKGEKGDMGLPGVQGESGLRGPPGADGNDGEVGAQGPPGLPGLMGPKGEKGEYGDIGPPGLMGPPGLPGPPGYPGVRGEKGDKGESSIGRQGLFKRKYKKLRRRQQGDGAIDGVLTEVVMGAPGPPGPPGPSGLQGPPGIKGDRGNDGTKGEAGERGEKGDSGPIGLPGPMGLRGEPGRAGDTGKMGPMGPNGLDGIKGGRGEPGRKGERGEPGLPGTDGIPGIKGEKGEKGTKGDLGMMGKKGKKGERGPRGEQGSPGLDAPCPLGSDGFPVPGCGWRPGNIPSYGVSSTNRPAGPPTTTTTTPDSIDYEDEDDYDDVTPEHNERIGRFKLMGQIGGGTSSSGGDKGEIKLKNVQ